ATACTCTAGGCTACCAATCCATGGTACCAGTTAGAGACACAAGTGAGTGAAAGAGACACTACATCAAAGATGAGGCTGAGAATAAAACCCCATCCTGCGGTGGGTTTAATCCTTCAACACCTGCGATTTGAAGCATACTCCTTTGATGTTGTTGGTTCagctggagagaaagagactgatagagagagagagagagagagagagagagagagagagagagagagagagataatagACTCTTCATTTAACACAGAAGTAAAGTGAATGCAAGTTGACAGACTGGTGCGGATAGCAAATCAACTCCTCTATAGCTCTTTAATGATATAACTCCAGTAAGGTTTACTGCTCCATCTCACTGACAAAGTACTGTATGAAAATGCTGACAGGCTATCTCATGATGTCTAGAAGCAGTCAAAGCCAGCAGCAATTCATAAAGACACTAGTTGTTATTGAGCTTGTCTgggatttaaaaacatttctccTTGATCCAGACCGCCcacgttattatggatcccacataacttctaggcaagtcccgccctacgaagcagcctgATTCcatgcaatttattttattgtgattggttggggttaggcattgacctcgagtggttaaggttaggatagccgattggtcaggggataggacctgaacaaattgggttacgttacctagcgtaagcatggacgcctcgCCAATGGTAgggtgtgaatgctattgaagggcggaccttgcctagaagttgcatGGGCTCCATAATAACACAGACCGCCCTGTACTGGACCATCCCCCACAACAGTTGggaagtcattaaaaaaaaatgtttcttcttttgTGCTATTGTTTTTGTGTAACGTTTAATCACGCTGCTCATTTCTGGTGAACGTGTCTAATTAAAGATTACATACATGTAGATGCATCCGCTCAAATTCCCCTGTGAAAGTAGCCTTCGTTTCTATCAAAACTGTCCTATTAAAACATATGTAGCACAGCTCCACTTACTACATTACTCCATCTGAAACATAGCCACAGCATGAGTGCAGCAAGTACCACAGCAGATCAAGACAAACCGAAACCAGGCCAAACAGAGCCTGCAGGAAGACCCAAACCACATCTCTGTATCAGGATTATAGTTGAATCTCATTAGTGACAAAACAGAGACAAATCTATGTAACATTATGGTAATCATATTGTACTACTATAGCAACATACCAAAGCTAATACAATTTATCGATTAGTCAATTAAAGTAATATTAATCAGTAACAAATTTGTTTAAGCATAAATGCCAAACAATTTACTGGTTTAAGcctctcaaatgtgaatatttgctgaTTTTCGAAGTCGTCTATTATAGTAAATTGAATACATTTGGGTTATGGGTTGTTGTCTGGACAAAACTAGTGATACAAAGATGCCACTTTGTGCCCAGGGAAAATGTGACGATAGGTATTGTTGTCTGACATTTATGGATAAAACGATCAATTAGTCCATCTAAAAAATAATCGTCAGATgaattaacaataataattgttagttgcagccctaaaacaCACTGCcatcaacaacaataaaacagcaACAATGGCAACACAACAATCTGGGCTACCACACAAAGGACCAACATCATAAGGGACAGAGAGGAGATGGATGAGCCCGGGGCAGCCAGCTCTGCCACCGCAGGCCATTTACTCTGTCCAGCAAAAGGGAAGCTGAAAAGACTAAATCAGCACAACAGAAAAcaaaggggaggaagaggacagaTCCTGTCATTTTTACATAATTCAGATTATGTGAATTATTCCTGGACATCagaggacacacaaacacacaacaggcCAGAGTCAAACAAAAGAGCAAGAGACATGTAAAGTTTAAGAGTTGGAGCATGAATTCATTATGATAATACATCCCGGTTGCAACTTGAACATAAATAAGAGCTGAACAATTGTTTTCTTTATCAAAATCTGACGATTCATTTAGTGTAAAAAAAGCCCATCAGTTTCAAAAGCcttcaaatattcaaataacTTGTCCAACCACAACACAAAGATATTTCACTTACTATCTCACAAGACAAGGACCAGAGCAAATTATCATTGgtcgaaaaataaaaaaaaaatttaaatctagtaatcaatcaatcaactagTTGTTTCCGCGCTCCACTTAATTAGGGCGGCAACAAACATTTGTTTACATAATAGATTTATCTGATGAATAAAAATGCCCATCATAAAGAGTCCAATGTGACATCTTCACATTACACCACACAAATGCAAATTTGCAAATTACAGTGatgtaaaacagagaaaagcataACATCCTCACAATTGAGGAGCTGGATCCAGAGAATCTTTGGCATTTTTCTTaataaatgacttaaacaatTAACCAATTATCAGTAATGTTGTGGATTCATTCTATGTCAGTAGTACACAAATCAATTAATCGACCACTTTAAtgtttacagtatttcattCATCATCATTTTATTCATTCTAATGTTTTGACAACGGTTTGCAAGAAAGTCACTGAAGACAAATGATTTTCATGCACAGTAAAATCCATATACTGGTAATATTATATTGTTTCTTTGCAAGGAAAATAAATGGGTAACCAACATTTTAATTATCATAAATGTGTTGTTGACGGGTTAGGTCAATCAACAACAGATAGATGATTCATTTTGTCTTCTGTCTTTCTGCTCATGTTAAACCTTAGTGCATGTACCACCAACCAGCCTCTCTCTCCAGTGCTTTGTTCTGAGCGGAGCATGGTGGGGGGTTGGGTATAAGAAACAGGGTGTGGCTTCACTGTACGCTGAACTCAGTCTCCATCCAATACCAGTGCGCAGGAAAGCTGACCAAAATATTACAGACATGTATGTAGTAACCTACATCCAATCTCTGCCTTTATCCATGCTTGTCACCCCCTGTCACACCAACAGGCAGTAGATGTGCTGCTCAGTGGTTTTCCAAGCAATTCCTAAGACCTGTAATAGCCTGAGATACATCCTATACATTCCCTTTAGTGACAGAGTGATTGGTTTCTCAGAGTTCAAACAGGCATAGCCTATCAGTTATACCAGCAATCCTGCTGTACAGCAATCTCTTCCTTAATAGgctgctgctgttgtaaaaCACAAGGTTACATGACATTATTGCGCTTCACAAACAGGAGTCAGCGGgttctgcgcgtgtgtgtgtgtgtgtgtgtgtgtgtgtgtgtgtgtgtgtgtgtctgtggtagCAATGAGCGCCTGACCTGCCGTCAACCCCACCAAGGATGTTACAGAGCATatagaataataaaaagaagagaTGCTGATGTCTACATACTGCCAAAAACTGCTGTCCAATATGTGAGTGAGTCTACAAGCCAGTACACAGAACTGGATGCTACTGTGAACAAGTGAGATTTGACAACATAACTgctgaaatgaaatgttatcagcTTTTTATCTGTAAGAGACTGAGTTTACCTCCAACAAACATTTCTGGTTGCTGAACATTAGATAAAACAGTACCACATTGGAATATTGCttactaatatttaaaaataatccaATGCTGGGTCATTTAAAAGCTGGGGCACATCATCACTCTTGTGCAATTCCATCAACTGAAAGCTACACCATTATTCAGTCACCAGCTCAATTTCACAGTCAAAATATTGCTTTCCAAAGGTAGTTACATTTTGGAAATACACTACCTGCTTGGACTCAAATCAATGCAATGGCAGCTGCACTAATTAAATGAAAAGGGTCGTAACGGCTTGTCAGTACAGGactttatttattgttaaactggacTGTTGTAAGCCATATAATGgactatggacctttttcacagcagatattttgacttgtcatagcaggaaaagcataGCTgtaattgataaccttaacggtggctcaattccatcaagtgtcccagtaagctatttcagtgagtcagcatgcacaataccaggacctctcctaagtggaatgcagccatgattaatggttttgaatacacctgtgcttttcctactatgtcaacatgtctgccctgAAAAGGTCTATTGTGTAGGCATATATGTTACAAAATATTACCATCTGGTGGTAAAATGTAGTACTGCATACTTCAGATGGGTGACAAAGGTAAAAACCACAATAACTAGGTGGGGAAACATACCAAAGACAGCTTCCATGCAGTTTGACGAGAATTAAATTGTATAAATAATTTTCTATGGCCTTTACaatcaccagatctcaacccaaatGAACATACAGGAGATTTTGGACCAACATGTTAGACTGAACTTTCCACAATCATCAAAACACTAAATTGAGAGGTTGTCTTTTGGACTATGGCGTTCAATGATATTACCATGGTAATCCGTTTGTCTGTATAAATATTTGTCAATTTCTCAATGACCAAAATGCCAACTCTCTCAATGAAACCACTGGTCACAGCAGAGATTAAATCTAGCTATATCTCTGAAATGTGAAAATCAATTTCTGAAAATGGCAAACTGGGCCCACAGTGGATCCCCGAGGAACGCCCTTTGTAACATCATCAATGTAAAAACAGGACAGGCACACAATACAATATTCAGTCAGGAGGAGGAATAATAGGTTGTAGTTACTGAGAGGCATTAGCCTTCCAATCTTTGACTTTCTATGGCTTTAGAAACATCAGATGAGAAAGAAATACAGTAAATTACAAAACAGACCGACAGACATCTAACAGCTTCTAAAGTTATCATTATTTTATGTGTATGTCAGTTATAGATTTTATGTTTGATTCTGATTTGTTATATATAAAGGATATCCTTGTACCTTTCATAAGAAAACATACCTTACAGCAGATAATAAATACCTTGACTTGGGGACACAGTTCATCCAGAAACGCCTGTGTGGTGCTCACATTCACAATCCTCTGCTTTTCGCTGTCAGTTGGATCCTCTCTTTACCTCTAACGTTAACCATCCATTGTGGCCATGTCTGACAAGGTCACATTGAAGAAACATATTGAAGAAACACTGAATATTTTTCACTTATAGCGGTATATGTGACAATttgtttgacattaaaaaacGTCCAAAGATAAATAAGGATCATCAACACCTCACTATGCCaaacaggctaacgttagctaacttacCCAGACCATGTGTTTGGAAAAATAGCAGAACAAaagcaggatttttttttctttcggtGGTTGTGGTTTTAAATACCTTACTTGTTTTTTAGGcttgctgtttttttaaaacatataaaaaacgAAACATTAAACCATAAGTACAAACAGCCATAGAATCCACCTCCTATGCTACTGAAATATAAAAGCTAGCAAGTCAGAAGAACCTCATGGtcagaccatggatgtattaagagaagggTCAGACCCAGACCTGGTTGTTTGGTAAGCAGATATTGGTAAAACGTCCGATTCTCCGAATTTCAACAATTCCAACGGTTTTCAACAGCACTTAAATGCAGCAGAGCAGTTTGCGCGCCAAACGACAGCGCAGGCGCAGCAGTGTAAAAGATAAAGATAAGCAGACTAGCTGGAAAGTTAATAGCTAGCAGCTTATCAAAAGAGAGGACTGTATTTTAGTTATGTTTAGGAATAAGTCTGCCTGGTTTTCAAGCAGTGTGCCACAGGCATGTTACAACTTCTGGAGTAAGTAACCTATTATCAGGTCAATGTTTGACTTTATAGGTTTAATTGAGCTAAGCTAGTTATGAATCACCTGCTAAATAATGCTaacataaatgtatatattaatTTAACTAGCGGTCTAGAACGTTTAATAAGTTCAGTGGTTTTCAAAGTTGGGTCCAGGGCCCCCAGGGATTCTTCAGGGAgttccagggggtccccagccaaaaaggaaataatttattttcactataattccatccaaaTGTAACAcaattactgtatgtatgtatttttgtcATGAGTTTAATACAcgttctgtaataaaacatctaacgTTAAAAGCAAAAAGCCTAGGTTTATTAGAACCCTAGTACGAAATCTTATCAAATGGGGCtctgtggtctaatttgtgttagtttaggggtccttgatgtgaaaaagtttgggaaccagtGGCTTTTATTAGTAGTGCTTTATGTGGTTGACGTTGGACGGTGATGGCGTGTGTGATTATGAGTCGCTCATCACTCACCTCACTTCTCTGCTGGGCATccgatttcatgtgacaaataaaaatggattgattgattgatttattgaatTAGTTCACGTTGGACCTACATTGGCATTCCAAAACACACACTTGTGGTAGTTTGATCTTGCTTTTTGTTCATAGTATACGTTTCTTGTAGGATTGGAGGGTGGGACCATTGCTGGTTGGAGAACAGCAGATTACCTTTTCAGTGAGGATGCTACTTGCCCAGATACTCTGAGGTGAGCGTGATGAAGAACTGGAAAGTTGCACATTTATCATCTAGCAGAACATTTGTAAGTCATTTTACTATAATCCTCTACAAGCTAtactttattttctgtttttcaggatatttgagagcaaagattatCTTTGGAACAAGGTGGTGGTTTTTCACAGCTTGTTTCTGTCCACGTGTGAGAAGCGCCAGAGTGTAAAGTCTGTGTGTATTGGTCATTATGTGCTGCCCCCAGCCTCAGTACAGGACGGTGAGGACTAGTATGTTTATTGACTTATTGTAAACCATGCTAAATCTCTCTTTGGTTGAACTTCTTGCAACTCATAGACATAATCAACTTGTGATAAAGGGTCATTGCTTAAGTCAAAACTGTTGGGATCCACTCTAACGATTGATTAATTTGAAAGAAAACCAATTTTATGAATTATAACTCATACAATGTTCCTCTTATTATCATTTAAGAGGTGAGACAAGTGGTTGGGAGGTTGATTTGGGAGTGTGACGATGAGCTGTCAGTGACTCAGGTAAGTACACCAGTTAAAATAATTGACACAAAGTCAAATTATGTCAGTCACTTTAGTTGGACTGCCTTCTGTTTGACAGGGTTTCCATAAGAGTTTTAGTTGCCAGACAGAAGATGAGTACAGTGAAGTCAGCAAAAGCGAGTATGTTAAGTTTCCACTGTAGATATTTAATATTGGATCTCAAGAATTTGTAAACTGTCTAGTGAATTAATGAAGTCCCTATTACTCTTTTTGGTAGTTCTGAACCATCTGACACAGACTCATCAGAAAGTGAAGCCCCTCTGTTTGCTCACTATCCAGTTAGTAACATACTCACAGGTAAAATTATCATTTATTGCCATTTACTATATGTTCTTTGAGGAAATGTCTTTTCTGTTTCTCTAATAAGATAATAATAGATAATTGAGCTGTAATGAAGGTCGTGCGCAATCGATATTTGGATTATGAGACAATCAGAAACATCTGTTGGGAGAAGTTTCCTCTATGTTGTTGAGTGTTAACATAACACCATTTTTCTCTGttattattacttatttattACAGGGTACGTCAGCATGAATAACCTTCAGAAATATTCAGTTGATCTGTGTGATTTCCGTCCCGGATGTTTTCAATGCTCCAACTGTAAAGCCCACTGCTGCCTGCCGCACACATAAGCAAACATGCACTAAgagaaaaacatgttaaagAAGAACAAGTAGCAGTTGTGCCACAGTTGTAAGCTGTAGATAATGTACTTTAGAAATAGTTATGTTTCATATTACTGTATGTTTGCATTGCCTAGCTGAATTTGTGTATGCAGTGTAGATGTATACACTGCCATTAAATAAATCAGTGTAACATGGCTAATCCTTTTGTGATTGTATTCAACATTATTTCATTGTATCTACTAATTGTTTTACCCCTCTAACATAGTCCCTATTTTTTCATGTTGCCCAATAAAATGAACCATCTATGAAAAAGGCAAATGGTACAAATGGGTCCAcatttacaattacaattacataACTACTTACATCTTTGGAATTTGTATTACAGTATAGTTTGTGAAGTACTATTAAGTTTGACCACAGAGTATATACTTGCCCCCATAAGAGTTGCCACAGGAATTAAGCTTGTGTGTTCAACTAACATGCTTTAACTTAGTCTGTAGTCATACCTCACTAAATAATGCTTTCCTAAATGTAAGAAATGCAGCAGAAACTGAACAGCATTGTCctgcaattttgtttattaaCATACTTCATAGGCCTTTATAGTTTTAAATCACCAGTTGGCAGCCTTGCAATGTTTGCAATACACATAATGCACAAAGAACATCAAACTACAGTCTTTTCATTTAGTGCTCTACAAATGAGGTGTATCCAGGTCAGAGCTGTTATTTATCTCTTATTGATTTCCCTTCACAAAACTGTGATACAtataaaatgtgtattgtacaAACAAAGATACCATACTGGAAATGTTTTATGGTTGTTTACTATTTGTTTATAAAACACATTCCTACTTTCTATGTTTTTTAGTTAGAAATATGTTATTTAATTTGGAAACTTCAATAAGAAATCTAAAGACACAGGTTTCTCTGCAATGTAGATGccatcaaaagagagaaaccTTGACAAAAATCTTATTTAATCACATAGCTAACCATAATGCTGTATTTGTCATACAAAAACATGGTCAGTTTTCAACATGGTTTTCAATTGGACAATAGTTCAACGCATGTTAAAGGGTTTTTTATGCTAATTACATCACGGCATAGATGACACAGGCTCAATAGTAAATTATAATCAATATTAACGTAATGTAAACATATATCATAGTAATATCGAGCAGCAGTAGGAGTTATAGTAATGTTAATAGTGCAGTTACATTTCTTTGCGTGGAAGCGGTCACCCCTACAAAGTGGACTCTTCCAAAGGTCTTTGGCCAATCGCATGCTTTGTTTTGTTACCAGCCCCGCTATCAGGAAGATGCCTGCTGAACTTTGACACTTGCCTAACAAGcatagacagtaaaaaaaaaaaaaacctctctcTTTGGACTCAGTTCATCTGTCTGCTTCGTCTTCACCTTGTTGTGTCTGCTCGGTGTTATATCTCTCATGGCGGAAGAAAATCTGTCCGTGGTGCTGCACGCGCAGGGAGACCTCCGGCTGGTAGGAGACCGACCACAACAACATGTACCATTTGCATTATTTACAGTCTGTGTGAATTAAACTGATTGcaaccttttcctttttttgtgtgtgcattttgtcaatttttcaaAGGAAAAGCGCCCCGTCCCGGAGCCAGGACCCAATGGTGTGATATATTCAGCTGGTGGAGCTCATGTGTTGGAAAATACTGTTGACATGCAAATTACAATTTATAGGCTACTTCAACgagcattttaaaatatatgtgAATTTGTTTTGCACCTTATGTGAGGTTATAAGTGACATTAATTAAATCTCAGTTTCAAAACTGCTGCATGTCAAAATGTTTCAGCTCAACTTATTTTCCTGTATGGATATATCTTGAGAAACTACCCATAGTTTTTTATAGTTTTGAaatgtgtggtttttttttaatattcattcTGAATATCTTTGTAGCTTGCAAGTCAACTTAGAATGCACTGGGGTCAAAAGAATAGATACTTGTAACTGATTGCCTTTCCATTTGGTCAGTATATTTGCCTAAAGATAAGTCTGAGTGGCCGTCTAGTTTCACTTAATGCATTCatatttgaattgctaaacCAATCGAGCAAATTAAGATGTCTGGAATTAGGCTGGTGTCCTTTTGTGACAAAGGTGACAAAATGCATACCTGCTCATTATAGTCTGTACTGGACTGTCACTGTCCCTGTCTTGTGTGTCATGTTTTGCACCCAGAGGTTTTGCTCCAGATGCACTCTGTAGGAATCTGTGGATCAGATGTTCACTACTGGCAGCACGGCCGGATTGGGGACTTCGTGGTCACCAAACCTATGGTGTTGGGGCACGAGGCGTCGGGGCGGGTGGTGAAGGTCGGATCAGCAGTCAGGCACCTCAAAGTAGGTAAGTGGTTGTGGTGTTTGTGTACCAGAGCTGGGAAGAAGCCTACCGAAGGTAGTGTCTCATGAAATCTGCCATTCTGTTAAATGGGAAGTTAAGATGCTTTCAGACAACACTAGGCCTATATTTTGAAAATATCATTCCAAAACAATATAACAGaaatttaaaaagttaaaaattaCTTATCTCAACCTTTGGTTATTTTAGAAACTGTGCAGTGccataaatgcatttaaatataTGCATTCATTGTAGTATACCGTTTAATTTCCATGCAAGGTCTCACTTAGTCCTTGCTGTAAACTTCACTGTGTATTTTTTTAGGTGACCGAGTGGCCATTGAGCCCGGCGCGCCCCGCGAGATGGACGAGTTCCTCAAAAATGGACGATATAACTTGTCTCCTACCATCTTCTTCTGTGCCACGCCCCCCGACGATGGAAATCTGTGCCGATACTACAAACACAATGCCAACTTCTGTTACAAGTAACCGTTTTTTTTTCAGGATTTCATGGCTCTGCACTAGAGGTTACCTAAAAACTGCCTGCCTTTGCATATATCCTTTTTTTtcgtctttctttttctctcgtCCTGTGTCTTTTTTGTTCTATCCAGGTTGCCTGATAATGTGACATTCGAGGAGGGAGCTCTAATCGAACCTCTGTCTGTGGGGATCCACGCCTGTCGCAGAGCCGGTGTAACCCTCGGCAGTACTGTGCTCATCTGTGGGGCAggtaaaaatgaaaaactatTTAACACGCGATAAAAATGTCATGACTTTTTGTAGGAAATTTCCATCATCAAGATACTGCAGCCTTCATTTCAGGACATGCTGCATACTAATATGAAAGGAGGTGATTGTACTGTGTTGGTCTAACATGTCCCTGCAAGTTAGGAGTCTAGTTTAAAACACATCACTGGCTGTAGTCACTGACAGAGAATCCTACTGACACAACAAACCTGGAGTGAGTAAAAAACTACTGAACCTTAACGCACCTTGTGAGACTTAATATTTAACAaatccctttttgttttgtgaaaACAAGGTGATGCACATTTAAGACACCTGTGTTAAGCATTCCCAGGTGAAATAGTTCATTgttggggcggcctctagctcacccagtaggagcgttcgccccatgttggctgagtcctgcagcggcgcgggtttgaatccgacctgctgccctctccccctttctttcatgtctatccactgtctctaccagaggtgtcaattccaggtccagaaagtaaaagtcctgccatgtgtttattccaccaatgaactcagccagctgatttcactactaattagtgaaatcagctgctaactagtgaaatcagctggctgagttcattggtggaataaacacatggcaggacctttactttctggacctggaattgacacctctggtctCTACACAGTAAAGGGAAAGGCCCCAAAAAATAGACTTAAAATAAGAAATAGTTCCTTGTTTCTTATAGGGGTAAAGTTATGCAGTACATGTGACTgactctttttttcccttttatctGAACATTGAAATCTCAAGCTTCAAATTGATATTTAACACAGAAGAAATCTTGTTTATTTCTTCTCTCCCCACAGGACCTATTGGGTTGGTCTGTTTGCTTGTGGCCAAGGCGATGGGGGCCTCGCAGGTCGTCATCACCGGtataaaacacccacacacacacacacacacacacacacacacacacacacacacacacagtaaacatcTATCTCAACTGAAACAACACAACATGCATATTCTGGTAGCATCTTCTGTccagtcttttctttttctctctaatCCATCTTTGCTGTGTTCAGATCTGTTCCCTGAGCGTCTGACAATAGCCAAAGAGTTGGGTGCAGACTTCCAGCTGACGGTAAAGAGAGGAGATGGACCCCAACAGCTGGCCAAGAGTGTAGAGGACAAGCTGGGCGCTCAGCCTCACGTTACTATTGAATGCTCTGGTGTGGAGAGCAGCATTCAAACTGCCATCTATGTATGTGACTACCCAGTAAAGACTGTTTAAACTTGTATTCAGAATTAGGAAGTAGCTGTGCACACAGTCTAGACAATAGTACATTTACTCAGTTACTGTACTTACTTACAATTTTGAGGCACTATATGTACTTTACATTAGTGTTTCCATTTCATGCAACATTATACTTCAActccactacaattcagaggGATTACTGCATTTATCCAACAGCTTaagctacagtatataaaatagtTAAGATTAGCTCCACCTCAGCCgactacaacagtaaaatgctacCTACATGTTATTACATCTGTAATAGTATTGTTATATAATAATGCAACAATCACAATGGCAATTTTTCCATTTTACTTTTAGTTTTGATACTTCAAGTACACTTgacaacattttgaatgcaggtcTTTTACTTATTTTACTACTGTAATGGATGATGtaatagatgtaatgtatttttacagtgtggtattgctGATTTTACTTAAGAGTCTGAATACTTTCTCCTCCACTGCTTGTCATTTATACTACCATATACTCAGTTCACTATGAGGCATAAATGCCAGATTTTCAGTATCTGCAGTCTCATAAAATAACCCAAAATTAATTTCAGGCGACACGTTCAGGAGGTGTGGTGGCGCTGGTGGGTCTCGGTCCCGACATGGTCACTATTCCTCTGATCAATGCTGCCATAAGAGAAGTGGACATCAGAGGAATTTTCCGCTACTGCAACACGTAAGGAAATATCCATTAATTGCCCTCTTGTTTTCTATAAGCAGACGTTTAAAGCAAAGCTGGAGGAAATTCCACTTGAGAGTAATAATTCGATCATTTATGTTTGTGGCCGAAGCTCAACTCGTAAAGTACCTATTAGGTATTGCAGATAATGAACTCATGAGTAAAATGTTTGTCTCGCTGTGTTGCAGCTGGCCGATGGCCATAGCCATGTTGGCAGCAGGTAAAGTGAACGTGAAGCCCCTCGTGACCCACCGTTTCCCCCTGGAGCAGGCGGTCCAGGCCTTTGAGACCACGCGTCAGGGTCTCGGGATAAAGGTCATGTTAAAGTGTGACCAGAATGACCAGAATCCctaatctgacctgctgccctgaAACAAACCTAACCCGACTCAGCATGACAAgcaaacataaacacaaagtGGACATTGACCCTGAGAAAGATAACCGCCAGTTCAAAGAGACACACTAATAATAGCACTGTGAACTGACTGCATGTCACAGATGTAACTAGCATCAAATGGTACGAGTAATTATTTTATGATGCTCAACTTTGTTGTATAACCAACATTTTGTTTAATGGTTGTATATCAGTTGttccattttaaattaaatcattTTACATACAGCTACTGTAGTAAAAGAAAAtccttaaataataaaaatgtaaataaaacttTTGGTGGCTTTTTATATTTCATCTTCACAGAACCTGCACTACCCAATTGCAGGCATCAGGGGGAACTAGAGAGTCAAAGTGGAAATGTCTATAGCAGTGTCTTTGTCCTAATTATACACTACATTAAGCATTGCCTTAGTTCACGCAGGACACGGAAGTCA
This sequence is a window from Perca flavescens isolate YP-PL-M2 chromosome 1, PFLA_1.0, whole genome shotgun sequence. Protein-coding genes within it:
- the terb2 gene encoding telomere repeats-binding bouquet formation protein 2, which gives rise to MFRNKSAWFSSSVPQACYNFWRLEGGTIAGWRTADYLFSEDATCPDTLRIFESKDYLWNKVVVFHSLFLSTCEKRQSVKSVCIGHYVLPPASVQDEVRQVVGRLIWECDDELSVTQGFHKSFSCQTEDEYSEVSKSDSEPSDTDSSESEAPLFAHYPVSNILTGYVSMNNLQKYSVDLCDFRPGCFQCSNCKAHCCLPHT
- the sord gene encoding sorbitol dehydrogenase, which encodes MAEENLSVVLHAQGDLRLEKRPVPEPGPNEVLLQMHSVGICGSDVHYWQHGRIGDFVVTKPMVLGHEASGRVVKVGSAVRHLKVGDRVAIEPGAPREMDEFLKNGRYNLSPTIFFCATPPDDGNLCRYYKHNANFCYKLPDNVTFEEGALIEPLSVGIHACRRAGVTLGSTVLICGAGPIGLVCLLVAKAMGASQVVITDLFPERLTIAKELGADFQLTVKRGDGPQQLAKSVEDKLGAQPHVTIECSGVESSIQTAIYATRSGGVVALVGLGPDMVTIPLINAAIREVDIRGIFRYCNTWPMAIAMLAAGKVNVKPLVTHRFPLEQAVQAFETTRQGLGIKVMLKCDQNDQNP